Within the Alteromonas sp. M12 genome, the region TACTCAGCGCTTTTACACAACCTATATTGATGGAACGTAAAGTAGATTTGGCTACTGCGGTATTAACTACTGTAAATGCTGTTTGGTTAAACAAAGGTCCAATGTTTGTTTGGGCGATGATTATATTTGTCGCGGTGGTAATCGGCTTTCTCACAGGGTTTGTTGGATTCGTATTGTTAATGCCGCTAATTGGTTATGCTACTTGGCATGGCTACATAGAAACAATACAAACTAAACGCGAGCGTAAGTTTGAGTAACTGCACTAGTTTTAAAAGGGTCTAATTTTTAGACCCTTTTTTCCGATTTTATTTAATCTTCCTGCAATTTTGAACAAGCATACAACTGCATCGTCATATCCCTGATTGAATCATCTTTTTATTGGTTAAATCCTACTTTGTTAGGCAAATAAACTAGATATGGTTAGGTAAATTCACAATTAGGATAAACATCCTAATTGTATTGGGCTTATTAGAATACTTCTGTACTTTGTGCAATTTCTGCAATTCATTTTCGCAACACATCTCCGCAATTTGTGAACTAGAATTAACATATTGATAACAGTTTATTTAACTCTTAAAAATAGGTTTTTAGATGAAAGACAGAAATCATCTTTCCGATATTGGGATGGTCCATAACGTGGAAATGATCACCAACGGTTTAGTCGATATTCCCATGCTGCAGTTATTATCGCCCGAAGGCAAGGTTCACAACCACGAGGAGTGCGCGGAGTTAAACCAAGAAGTGTCACAAAGAATCCTAAAAACGATGCACTATATTAGGATTCTAGATGAACGCATGATTGCCGCACAACGACAAGGCAGGATCAGCTTTTATTTGGCCTGTACAGGTGAAGAAGCTGCCACAATAGGCAGTGCCGCAGCGTTAGAGCCGCAAGATATGATCATGTCTCAATACCGTGAACAAGGTTCATTAGCGTATCGCGGATATACGACTAAGCAGTTTATGGATCAAATGTTTAGTAATCAAAAAGACCCAAACAAAGGTCGTCAAATGCCTATTCACTATGGGGATAAAACATTAAATTTCATGACTATATCATCTCCATTAGGAACTCAAATTCCACAAGCATCAGGCTATTCATACGGTCAAAAAATGGCTGGGTTGGATGCCTTAACTATTTGCTATTTTGGTGAAGGTGCCGCCTCTGAGGGAGATTTTCATGCAGGTCTGAATATGGCCGCAGTGTTAAATTGTCCGGTTATTTTCTTATGTCGGAATAATGGCTACGCCATCTCTACACCAGCAGAAGAACAATTTGCTGGAGATGGTATTGCTTCTCGCGGAATAGGCTACGGTATTCGCACGATTAGAGTTGACGGCAATGATGTTTTAGCTGTTTATGCCGCCACAAAAAAAGCCAGAGAAGTTGCTTTAAAAGAAAAATGTCCGGTATTAATTGAAGCCATGACGTATCGACTAGCAGCCCATTCAACTTCTGATGATCCTACCGGATATCGTTCCAAAGAAGAGGAAGCCAAATGGAAACTAAAAGATCCTATTTTACGGTTTGAAAAGTGGATGAAAAGTAAAGGATGGTTTGATGAACAAGCAATCAAAGACTTCGCTAGCGAGTCTCGTCAAGAAGTTTTGCAAACCTTAAAACAAGTAGAAAAAGAACCGATTAATAGCATAGAGGATATTATTGAGGATGTTTATGACACGCCACCATGGCATTTAAAAGAACAACTGCAACTACTCAAACAACATATTCGTCAGTACCCAGATGCCTATCCGAAGACTTCAGGGAGAATGAAAAATGACTAAAATGAACATGTTACAAGCCGTGAATAATGCATTAATAACGGCAATGGAAGCAGATAAAACGGCGATGGTATTTGGCGAGGACGTCGGTCATTTTGGAGGCGTTTTTAGAGCAACCAGCAACTTACAAGAAAAGTTCGGTAAGCAGCGCTGTTTTAATACACCGTTGACCGAGCAAGGGATAATAGGGTTCGCCAACGGCTTAGCATCACAAGGTTCAACTGCAATAGCAGAGATTCAATTTGCCGATTATATTTTTCCAGCTTTTGATCAAATCGTAAATGAAACCTCCAAGTTTAGATATCGTTCTGGCGGTCAATTTACCTGCGGTAGTTTAACGATTAGAACGCCATACGGTGGTGGGATTGCTGGTGGCCATTATCATTCACAATCTCCAGAAGCTTTTTTCGCACATATCCCTGGAATGAAAATAGTGATTCCTCGCAATCCATATCAAGCTAAAGGCTTGTTATTGGCCTCAATTAGAGACGACAATCCAGTGTTGTTTATGGAGCCTAAACGCCTTTATCGAGCGTCTGTGGGCGAGGTACCAGAGGAAGATTACGAATTAACGCTAGGCAAAGCAGAACTTGTCAAAAATGGCACCGATATAACCTTACTTGCGTGGGGCGCGCAAGTGGAAATACTGCAAAAATCAGCTGAGATGGCTGAAAATGACGGTATCTCCTGTGAAATTATCGATCTACGCAGCATATTGCCCTGGGATGTAGAAACCGTATGCGAGTCAGTGGTGAAAACCGGACGTTTGTTAATTAACCATGAAGCTCCACAAACAGGCGGCTTTGCCAGTGAAATTGCAGCCACAGTGCAAGATAAATG harbors:
- a CDS encoding thiamine pyrophosphate-dependent dehydrogenase E1 component subunit alpha; the encoded protein is MKDRNHLSDIGMVHNVEMITNGLVDIPMLQLLSPEGKVHNHEECAELNQEVSQRILKTMHYIRILDERMIAAQRQGRISFYLACTGEEAATIGSAAALEPQDMIMSQYREQGSLAYRGYTTKQFMDQMFSNQKDPNKGRQMPIHYGDKTLNFMTISSPLGTQIPQASGYSYGQKMAGLDALTICYFGEGAASEGDFHAGLNMAAVLNCPVIFLCRNNGYAISTPAEEQFAGDGIASRGIGYGIRTIRVDGNDVLAVYAATKKAREVALKEKCPVLIEAMTYRLAAHSTSDDPTGYRSKEEEAKWKLKDPILRFEKWMKSKGWFDEQAIKDFASESRQEVLQTLKQVEKEPINSIEDIIEDVYDTPPWHLKEQLQLLKQHIRQYPDAYPKTSGRMKND
- a CDS encoding transketolase C-terminal domain-containing protein; its protein translation is MTKMNMLQAVNNALITAMEADKTAMVFGEDVGHFGGVFRATSNLQEKFGKQRCFNTPLTEQGIIGFANGLASQGSTAIAEIQFADYIFPAFDQIVNETSKFRYRSGGQFTCGSLTIRTPYGGGIAGGHYHSQSPEAFFAHIPGMKIVIPRNPYQAKGLLLASIRDDNPVLFMEPKRLYRASVGEVPEEDYELTLGKAELVKNGTDITLLAWGAQVEILQKSAEMAENDGISCEIIDLRSILPWDVETVCESVVKTGRLLINHEAPQTGGFASEIAATVQDKCFLNLESPIARVCGLDTPYPLSHEKEYMPDHLKTYEAIKRSVNY